A part of Chanos chanos chromosome 9, fChaCha1.1, whole genome shotgun sequence genomic DNA contains:
- the LOC115821246 gene encoding cathepsin S-like, translated as MLRALLIVVLCGASMALTDPNLDLHWQMWKKTHYKSYENEVEELGRRELWERNLKLITLHNLEASMGMHTYDLGMNHMGDLTTEEILQHFAGTRVSKNLKRGPTEFVSTDGVSLPDSIDWKEKGYVTDVKNQGSCGSCWAFSVAGALEGQMKKTTGRLFSLSPQNLVDCSSKYGNLGCNGGYIDMAFKYVVENGIESDASYPYVGVQQQCHYDPSKRAANCSSYNYVAQGDEQALKEAVATIGPISVVIDATRPQFILYRSGVYNDPSCTQRINHAVLAVGYGTLNGQDYWLVKNSWGTTFGEGGYIKMSRNKGNQCGIASYAWYPIM; from the exons ATGTTGAGGGCCTTGCTGATTGTTGTGCTCTGTGGGGCGTCGATGGCCCTGACGGACCCAAACCTGGACCTCCACTGGCAGATGTGGAAGAAAACTCACTACAAGTCCTATGAGAATGAG GTTGAGGAGTTGGGCAGGCGAGAGCTGTGGGAGAGGAACCTGAAATTGATCACCCTCCACAATCTGGAAGCTTCTATGGGCATGCACACATATGACCTGGGCATGAATCACATGGGAGACCTG ACGACTGAGGAAATCCTGCAGCACTTTGCGGGGACTCGAGTGTCAAAGAACCTGAAAAGAGGACCCACAGAATTTGTTAGCACAGATGGGGTGTCACTCCCTGACTCCATTGACTGGAAGGAAAAGGGATACGTCACAGATGTAAAGAACCAG GGGTCTTGTGGTTCCTGCTGGGCATTCAGCGTAGCTGGGGCTCTGGAGGGCCAAATGAAGAAAACCACAGGacgtctgttctctctcagtcctcagAACCTGGTGGACTGCTCCTCCAAGTATGGGAACTTGGGCTGCAATGGGGGATACATTGACATGGCCTTTAAATATGTTGTTGAGAATGGCATAGAATCTGATGCATCTTATCCTTATGTTGGTGTG CAACAACAATGCCATTACGATCCTTCAAAGCGTGCTGCCAATTGTTCTTCTTATAACTATGTAGCTCAAGGAGATGAACAAGCACTGAAGGAAGCAGTGGCCACCATTGGCCCAATCTCTGTTGTCATAGATGCCACTCGCCCTCAGTTTATCCTGTATCGTAGTG GTGTTTACAATGATCCATCTTGCACTCAACGCATAAATCACGCAGTCCTGGCAGTAGGTTATGGGACACTGAACGGACAAGATTATTGGCTGGTGAAAAACAG CTGGGGAACAACCTTTGGAGAGGGCGGTTACATTAAAATGTCACGGAATAAAGGAAACCAGTGTGGCATCGCTTCATACGCCTGGTATCCAATCATGTGA